GCCGCAGCTGCACCGACAGCGCCAGCGCCAGCGCCGCCCGGGCGGACTCCGCGGCCGGTCCGCTCCCGTAGGCGCGGGACTTCACCAGCTCCACGTGGTCGTCGCAGAACGACCAGAAGAACGCCTCGGCCACCTCCAGCGCGCGGGTGTAGTTGTAGGACTCCATCGCCGCGGTGGCCTGGGCCACCACGTCCGCGAGGCCGGCGAGCAGCGAGAGGTCCACCGGCTCGGTCACCGCGTCCGCCGAGGCCGAGGCCGACGCGCCCAGCCCCAGCACGAACTTGCCCACGTTGAGCAGCTTGATGGCCAGCCGGCGGCCGACCTTCATCTGCGCCTCGTCGAAGGGGGAGTCCGCCCCCGGCCGGGCACCGGCGGCCCGCCAGCGCACCGCGTCGGTGCCGTAGCGCTCCAGCACGTCGATCGGGGTGACCACGTTGCCCTTGGACTTCGACATCTTCTTGCGGTCGGGGTCCACGACGAAGCCGGAGATGGTGGCGTGCGTCCAGGGCACCGTGCCGTGCTCGAAGTGCGAGCGGACGACGGTGGAGAACAGCCAGGTGCGGATGATGTCGTGGGCCTGCGGGCGCTGGTCCATCGGGAAGACGTGCGCGAACAGCTCCGGGTCGGTGTCCCAACCCGAGGCCACCTGCGGCGACAGCGACGAGGTCGCCCAGGTGTCCATGACGTCGGGGTCGGCCACGAACCCCCCGGGGACGCCGCGCTGGGACTCGGTGTAGCCCTCCGGGACGTCGGAGGACGGGTCGACCGGCAGTGCCGTCTCCGGCGCCAGCAGCGGCTCGTCGAACACCGGCTCCCCGGCGTCGTCCAGGCGGTACCAGACCGGGAACGGGACGCCGAAGAACCGCTGCCGGCTGATCAGCCAGTCGCCGTTGAGGCCCTCCACCCAGTTCTCGTAGCGGTGCCGCATGTGCTCGGGCACCCACCGGATCTCCCGGCCGCGGGCGACCAGCGCCTCCCGCAGCTCGGCGTCCCGGCCGCCGTTGCGGATGTACCACTGCCGCGTGGTGACGATCTCCAGCGGCCGCTCGCCCTTCTCGAAGAACTTCACCGGGTGGGTGATCGGCCGCGGCTCGCCGTCCAGGTCACCGGACTCGCGCAGCAGCTCCACCATGCGCTGCTGGGCGCTGAACACCGTCTTGCCGGCCAGCTCGGCGTAGAGCGCCGCGGGGACGCCGGGCGGCGGCTCGGGCAGCAGCCGGCCGTCCCAGCCGACGATCGCGCGGGTGGGCAGCTGCAGCTCCCGCCACCAGGTGACGTCGTTGAGGTCCCCGAAGGTGCAGATCATCGCGATGCCCGAGCCCTTGTCCGGCTCGGCGAGGCGGTGGGCCACCACGGGCACCTCGACGCCGAACACCGGCGTCCGCACGGTGGAGCCGAACAGCGGCCGGTACCGCTCGTCGTCGGGGTGGGCGACCAGCGCGACGCAGGCGGGCAGCAGCTCGGGGCGGGTGGTCTCGATGTGCACCGGGCCGGAGGGGCCGCTGGCTGGGTCGGGCTGGGCGGAGATGGGATGGAAGGCGATCCGGTGGTAGGCGCCGGGGCGCTCGCGGTCCTCCAGCTCGGCCTGGGCGACCGCGGTGCGGAAGGTGACGTCCCAGAGGGTGGGCGCCTCCTGCGCGTAGGCCTCGCCGCGGGCCAGGTTGTGCAGGAACGCGCGCTGCGCGGTGGCCCGGGAGGTCGCCGAGATCGTGCGGTAGACGTTCGTCCAGTCCACCGACAGCCCGACGCGGCGCCACAGCTCGGCGAACGCCTCCTCGTCCTCCGCCGTCAGCCGCTCGCACAGCTCGACGAAGTTGCGGCGGGAGACCGGCAGCTGGTCCTTGCCCGGCTTCTCGGGCGGGGTGAGGCCCTCCTCGTAGGGCAGCGAGGGGTCGCAGCGGACGCCGTAGTAGTTCTGCACCCGCCGCTCGGTGGGCAGGCCGTTGTCGTCCCAGCCCATCGGGTAGAACACGTGCCGCCCGCGCATCCGCTGGTAGCGGGCGACGATGTCGGTGTGCGTGTAGCTGAACACGTGCCCGACGTGCAGCGACCCGCTGGCCGTCGGCGGCGGGGTGTCGATCGACCAGGTCTGCTCCCGCGGGGCCGCCAGCGCGGCCGCCCGGTCGAAGGCGTAGGTGCCGTCGGCCGCCCAGCGGGCCGTCCACTTGCCCTCGAGCCCGTCCAGCGACGGCTTGTCCGGTACACCGGCGACCGTCCCCGGAGCCGGGGGGACGGAGGTCGTGGTGTCGGCAGCCATGGGCCTCAGTCTAGGAAGCGGGCGGCTGGCATCCTGGACGGGATGAGCAGCACCCGGACCGCCGACCTCGCCCGCGTCGAGGGCGAGCTGCTGGCCCGCTGGCCGGAGACGCGCCTGGAGCCCTCGCTCGGCCGGATCGCCGCCCTGGTGGACCTGCTCGGCTCGCCGCACCGGGCCTACCCCGTCGTCCAGGTGGCCGGCACCAACGGCAAGACGACGACGGCGCGGATGGTCGACGAGCTGCTGCGCGGCTTCGGCCTGCGGGTGGGCCGGTTCACCAGCCCGCACCTGCAGTCGGTGCGTGAGCGGATCGTGCTCGACGGCGAGCCGGTCACCCCCGAGCGGTTCGTGGAGACCTACGAGGACGTCGCGCCGTACGTGCAGATGGTCGACGCCGCCGGCGGGCACCCGATGAGCTTCTTCGAGGTCATGGTGGGCATGGCCTACGCGACCTTCGCCGAGGCCCCGGTCGACGTCGCCGTGATCGAGGTCGGGATGGGCGGCACCTGGGACGCCACCAACGTCGTCGACGCCCGGGTCGCCGTCGTCACCCCGGTGGCGCTGGACCACGCCGAGTACCTCGGCCCCGACGTCGGCACCATCGCCGGGGAGAAGGCCGGGGTGATCAAGCGCGACGCGGTCGCGGTGCTGGCCCGCCAGCAGCCCGCGGCGCTGGACGCGCTGGTCCGCCGGGCGGTCGAGGTGGAGGCCGTGGTCGCGCGGGAGGGCACCGAGTTCGGCGTCCTGGAGCGGAAGGTCGCCGTCGGCGGGCAGCAGGTGCGGCTGCAGGGCCTGGGCGGGGAGTACGCGGAGCTGTTCCTCCCGCTGTTCGGCGCGCACCAGGCGCAGAACGCCGCGACCGCGCTGGCCGCCGTCGAGGCCTTCCTCGGCGCCGGCGCGGGCACCGGGCCGGTCGACCAGGAGACCGTGCGCGCCGCGTTCGCCGCCGTCCGGTCACCGGGCCGCCTCGAGCGGGTGCGCACCAGCCCGACGGTGCTGGTCGACGCCGCGCACAACCCCGCCGGCATGGCGGCGACGGTCGAAGCGGTGCGGGAGTCCTTCGACTTCACCCGGTTGGTCGGGGTGGTCGGCGTGGTCCGCGGCAAGGACGTCGAGGGCATGCTGCGGGAGCTGGAGGGCGTCTGCGCGGAGCTGGTGGTCACCGAGAACGGCTCGCCGCGGGCGATGCCGGCCGACGAGCTGGGCGCGCTGGCCGTCGACGTCTTCGGCGCCGGCCGGGTCAGCGTCTCCCCGCGGCTGCCAGAGGCCCTCACGGAGGCGATCGAGCTGGCCGAGGCCGGCCCGGACGACGCCCTGGGCGGCTCCGGTGTGCTGGTCACCGGCAGCGTCGTCACCGCCGGCGAGGCCCGCACGGTCCTCGGCCGGGGCGCGCGGTGACCGAGCTGGCGAGGTCACCGATGGGCGCAGCACGGCCCCGCACGGTGCCGACGAGCGCCAGCGAGGAGGCACCGTGACGGCGCCGGACCCGGTGCGGGCGGCCCGGGCGCTGCGCGGGTCGGCGGCCGCGGTGCTGGTGCTCGAGGGCATCGCGGTGCTGTTCGTGCCGCGCGGCATCGCCCAGTCGGGCGACGGTCTCGGCGGCGTGGAGCTCATCCTCCTGCTGGTGCTGGCCGGCGTCCTCGTGCTGGCCAGCGGGGTGCAGCGCCGTCCGCAGGGCCTGGTGGTGGGCACCGCGCTGCAGGTGCCGCTGCTGCTCACCGGCCTGCTCAACGGCGCCATGTGGTTCGTCGGCGGCGTCTTCGTGCTCATCTGGCTGTACCTGCTGCAGATCCGCAAGGAGCTGCTCGGCTCCCCGTTCGGCGACCCCGCGCCCCGGGGGGACGGCGACCCCGCCGCGTAGGCTGCCCTCCCGTGTCCGCACCCGCGCCCGAGCGCACCCTGGTCCTCGTCAAGCCCGACGGCGTCGCCCGCGGCCTGGTCGGCGAGGTGATCTCCCGGCTGGAGGCCAAGGGGCTGCGCCTGGTCGCCGCCGAGCTGCGCACGCTGGGCCGCGACGTGGCCGAGGAGCACTACGGCGAGCACCGCGAGCGGCCGTTCTTCGGCTCGCTGGTCGACTTCATCACCGGCGGCCCGCTGCTCGCGCTGGTCGTCGAGGGCCCGCGCGCCATCGAGGCGTTCCGCGCGCTGGCCGGCGCCACCGACCCGGTCAAGGCCGCGCCCGGCACCATCCGCGGCGACCACGCCCTGGAGGTGCAGGAGAACGTCGTGCACGGCTCGGACTCCCCGGAGTCCGCCGCCCGCGAGATCGGCCTGTTCTTCCCGCAGCTCTAGAAGGACCCCCTCGCCCCCCGCCACTCGCACGCTCGCGGCGGCACCCTGCGAGGGGGCCCGGCTACCCTGGTCGGGTCATGAACGGTGAAACGCTGTACCCCCGTCTCGAACCGCTGCTCGCCCAGGTGGCCAAGCCGATCCAGTACGTCGGCGGTGAGCTGAACGCGCAGGTCAAGGCGTGGGACGACGTCGCCGTCCACTGGGCGCTGATGTACCCCGACGCCTACGAGGTGGGGCTGCCCAACCAGGGCCTGATGATCCTCTACGAGGTGCTCAACGAGCGGCCCGACGCCCTGGCCGAGCGCACCTACGCCGTCTGGCCCGACCTCGCCGCGTTGATGCGCGAGCACGGCGTCGGCCAGTTCACCGTCGACTCCCACCGCGCGGTCGCCGACTTCGACGTCCTCGGCGTCAGCTTCGCCACCGAGCTCGGCTACACCAACCTGCTCGAGGCCCTGGACCTCGCCGGGGTGCCGCTGCACGCGGTCGACCGCGACGAGACCCACCCGGTCGTCGTCGCCGGCGGGCACGCCGCGTTCAACCCCGAGCCGGTGGCCGACTTCGTCGACTGCGCCGTCCTCGGCGACGGCGAGCAGGTCGTCGGCGACGTCACCGACGTGGTCGCGGCGTGGAAGGCCCAGGGCCGCCCCGGCGGCCGGGTGGAGCTGCTGGCCCGGCTGGCCCGGGTCGACGGCGTCTACGTGCCGCGCTTCTACGCGGTCTCCTACGCCCCGGACGGCGGCATCGCGGCCGTGACGCGCGCCCGCGAGGACGTCCCGGCGCGGGTGGGCAAGCGCACCGTCATGGACCTCGACGAGTGGCCGTACCCGAAGACGCCGCTGGTGCCGCTGGCCGAGAGCGTGCACGAGCGGATGAGCGTGGAGATCTTCCGCGGCTGCACCCGCGGCTGCCGGTTCTGCCAGGCCGGGATGATCACCCGGCCGGTGCGCGAGCGGACCATCACCGGCATCGGCTCGATGGTCGACCAGGGCCTGCGCGCGACCGGCTACGAGGAGGTCGGGCTGCTGTCGCTGTCCAGCGCCGACCACTCCGAGATCGGCCAGGTGGCCAAGGAGCTCGCCGACCGCTACGAGGGCACCAACACCGGCCTGTCCCTCCCGAGCACCCGGGTGGACGCCTTCAACGTCACCCTGGCCAACGAGCTGTCCCGCAACGGCCGCCGCTCCGGCCTCACCTTCGCCCCCGAGGGCGGCAGCGAGCGGATCCGCCGGGTGATCAACAAGACGGTGTCCAAGGAGGACCTGGTCCGCACCGTCACCACCGCCTACGCCAACGGCTGGACGCAGGTGAAGCTCTACTTCATGTGCGGTCTGCCCACGGAGACCGACGAGGACGTGCTGGAGATCGCCGAGCTCGCCGTCGAGGTGATCCGCGCCGGGCGGGAGGCCAGCGGGCGCAAGGACATCCGCTGCACCGTCTCCATCGGCGGCTTCGTGCCCAAGCCGCACACCCCGTTCCAGTGGGCCGCGCAGGCCAGCGCGGACACCATCGACTCCCGCCTCCGGGTGCTGCGCCAGGCGATCAACGCCGACCGGCGCATCGGCCGCTCCATCGGCCTGCGGTACCACGACGGCAAGCCCGGCGTGGTCGAGGGCCTGCTGTCCCGCGGCGACCGCCGGGTGGGCCGGGTCATCGAGCGGGTGTGGCGCGAGGGCGGGAGGTTCGACGGCTGGAGCGAGCACTTCTCCTACGAACGGTGGACGCAGGCCGCGGCCGCGGAGCTCGCCGCGTTCGGCGTCGACCTGGACTGGTACACCACCCGCGAGCGCGGCCAGGACGAGGTGCTGCCCTGGGACCACCTGGACTCCGGGCTGGACAAGGAGTGGCTCTGGGACGACTGGCAGGAGGCCCTCGCCGAGGAGGAGGTCGCCGACTGCCGGTGGACCCCCTGCTACGACTGCGGCGTCTGCCCCACCAACGGCACGGAGATCCAGATCGGGCCGACCGGGCGCAGCCTGCTGCCGCTCACGGTCGTCCGCTAGTGGCCCGCCAGCCCGAGGGCCCGCCGCCGCCCCCGACGGTGCAGAAGCTGCGGCTGCGCTACGCCAAGCGCGGGCCGCTGCGCTTCGCCTCGCACCGCGACCTCGCCCGCGCCCTGGAGCGCGCGCTGCGCCGGGCCCAGGTGCCCATGGCCTTCTCCGCCGGGTTCAGCCCGCACCCGAAGATCTCCTACGTCGGCGCCGCGCCCACCGGGTCGGCCAGCGAGGCCGAGTACGCGGAGATCGGCCTGACCCGGCGGTGCGAACCCGAGGCGGTGCGGGCCGCGCTGGACGCCTCGCTGCCCCCCGGCATCGACGTCCTCGAGTGCGTGGAGGCCCTGGGCCCGGGGTCGCTGGCCGACCGGATCGACGCGGCCGTGTGGCGGGTCGAGCTGCCCGGCGTGGCGCCCGCGGAGCTGGCCGCGGCGGTCGAGGCGTTCCTGGCCGCCGAGGTGGTCACCGTCGCCAAGCGCACCAAGAACGGGCTCCGGGATGTCGACGCGCGGCCCGCCGTGGCCGACGCGTCGGCGGGCGGGGAGTCAGGTTGTGCCATACTGCACATGGTCGTCCGGCAGGTGACGCCCTCCGTTCGACCCGACGACGTGTTGGCCGCCCTGGTTGCCGTCGCCGACCTGCGCCCGCCGTCGCCCCCCCGGGCCGTGCGTGAGGCGCAGGGCCGGCTCGACGGCAGCGGGACGGTGGCCGACCCGCTCGGCCCGGACCGCGTCGCAGGCGCCCGCTGCCAGGGGGAGCCCGCCGCGGTCTGACCGTGGGCCGGGGCGCACGCCGTCGCGCGACACGGCTGCCAGACGTGACGCACCCCGAGATCTCGCACCACCCCGCACCACCCGGCGCCCGGCCGCGGCGACACCTCGCCCGGGCACCGGCCCCAGACTTCGCGGGTCGAGCCTGCCGCCGAACCCGGCGCGGGCCCGCCCCGCCCCACCCGTGCTCCTGCGCGGCCGCCCGTCCTCGCGATCGGCGCCCGGGAGCAGTACACAGGAGGCGAGCCACCCGTGGCCGACCAGACAGACGACCGCACGACCACCCCGGCCGAGGAGGACCTCGCGGCCCCGCCGCAGGACGGCGACACCCCCGCGGCCGAGCAGGAGCTCCTGGCCGCCGAGTCCGGCGAGGACGACGACGCCGGCGAACGGGCCGCCGCGGAGGCACCCGCGGAGCACGCACCTGCCGAGGACGAGGCGCCCGAGCCCCCGGTGGCCGAGCCGGAGGAGGCCCCGGTCTCCCGCTTCGGCGCGCAGTTCAGCTCCCCGGAGCCCACCGCGGTCATCGCCCGTCCCCGCCGCCGGGCCACCCGGCCGGCCGGCGCGGCCGACCCGGACGCCTACACCGACCTGCCGCCGGTCGCCCCGGCCCTCCCGGCGTTCGTGAGCTTCGTGGCGCCGACCGAGACCGACGCGCCGGCCCCGCCGCGCCGGCGCAGCCGCCGACCGCTGGCCGAGTCGCCGGTGGCCGAGGAGGCCGACGCCGAGCCGGCCGAGGACCTCGACGAGGACGTCCCGGCACCGCGCTC
This window of the Geodermatophilus sp. DSM 44513 genome carries:
- a CDS encoding folylpolyglutamate synthase/dihydrofolate synthase family protein → MSSTRTADLARVEGELLARWPETRLEPSLGRIAALVDLLGSPHRAYPVVQVAGTNGKTTTARMVDELLRGFGLRVGRFTSPHLQSVRERIVLDGEPVTPERFVETYEDVAPYVQMVDAAGGHPMSFFEVMVGMAYATFAEAPVDVAVIEVGMGGTWDATNVVDARVAVVTPVALDHAEYLGPDVGTIAGEKAGVIKRDAVAVLARQQPAALDALVRRAVEVEAVVAREGTEFGVLERKVAVGGQQVRLQGLGGEYAELFLPLFGAHQAQNAATALAAVEAFLGAGAGTGPVDQETVRAAFAAVRSPGRLERVRTSPTVLVDAAHNPAGMAATVEAVRESFDFTRLVGVVGVVRGKDVEGMLRELEGVCAELVVTENGSPRAMPADELGALAVDVFGAGRVSVSPRLPEALTEAIELAEAGPDDALGGSGVLVTGSVVTAGEARTVLGRGAR
- a CDS encoding DUF4233 domain-containing protein, with protein sequence MTAPDPVRAARALRGSAAAVLVLEGIAVLFVPRGIAQSGDGLGGVELILLLVLAGVLVLASGVQRRPQGLVVGTALQVPLLLTGLLNGAMWFVGGVFVLIWLYLLQIRKELLGSPFGDPAPRGDGDPAA
- the valS gene encoding valine--tRNA ligase, encoding MAADTTTSVPPAPGTVAGVPDKPSLDGLEGKWTARWAADGTYAFDRAAALAAPREQTWSIDTPPPTASGSLHVGHVFSYTHTDIVARYQRMRGRHVFYPMGWDDNGLPTERRVQNYYGVRCDPSLPYEEGLTPPEKPGKDQLPVSRRNFVELCERLTAEDEEAFAELWRRVGLSVDWTNVYRTISATSRATAQRAFLHNLARGEAYAQEAPTLWDVTFRTAVAQAELEDRERPGAYHRIAFHPISAQPDPASGPSGPVHIETTRPELLPACVALVAHPDDERYRPLFGSTVRTPVFGVEVPVVAHRLAEPDKGSGIAMICTFGDLNDVTWWRELQLPTRAIVGWDGRLLPEPPPGVPAALYAELAGKTVFSAQQRMVELLRESGDLDGEPRPITHPVKFFEKGERPLEIVTTRQWYIRNGGRDAELREALVARGREIRWVPEHMRHRYENWVEGLNGDWLISRQRFFGVPFPVWYRLDDAGEPVFDEPLLAPETALPVDPSSDVPEGYTESQRGVPGGFVADPDVMDTWATSSLSPQVASGWDTDPELFAHVFPMDQRPQAHDIIRTWLFSTVVRSHFEHGTVPWTHATISGFVVDPDRKKMSKSKGNVVTPIDVLERYGTDAVRWRAAGARPGADSPFDEAQMKVGRRLAIKLLNVGKFVLGLGASASASADAVTEPVDLSLLAGLADVVAQATAAMESYNYTRALEVAEAFFWSFCDDHVELVKSRAYGSGPAAESARAALALALSVQLRLFAPVLPFVTEEVWSWWQAGSVHRSPWPAAAELPDGGDPSVLPVVAAALAGVRKAKSDAKVSMRADVESATVTAPAGQVALVETARGDLAEAGRIASLTVVAGEGPLTVDVVLAEG
- a CDS encoding TIGR03960 family B12-binding radical SAM protein, whose amino-acid sequence is MNGETLYPRLEPLLAQVAKPIQYVGGELNAQVKAWDDVAVHWALMYPDAYEVGLPNQGLMILYEVLNERPDALAERTYAVWPDLAALMREHGVGQFTVDSHRAVADFDVLGVSFATELGYTNLLEALDLAGVPLHAVDRDETHPVVVAGGHAAFNPEPVADFVDCAVLGDGEQVVGDVTDVVAAWKAQGRPGGRVELLARLARVDGVYVPRFYAVSYAPDGGIAAVTRAREDVPARVGKRTVMDLDEWPYPKTPLVPLAESVHERMSVEIFRGCTRGCRFCQAGMITRPVRERTITGIGSMVDQGLRATGYEEVGLLSLSSADHSEIGQVAKELADRYEGTNTGLSLPSTRVDAFNVTLANELSRNGRRSGLTFAPEGGSERIRRVINKTVSKEDLVRTVTTAYANGWTQVKLYFMCGLPTETDEDVLEIAELAVEVIRAGREASGRKDIRCTVSIGGFVPKPHTPFQWAAQASADTIDSRLRVLRQAINADRRIGRSIGLRYHDGKPGVVEGLLSRGDRRVGRVIERVWREGGRFDGWSEHFSYERWTQAAAAELAAFGVDLDWYTTRERGQDEVLPWDHLDSGLDKEWLWDDWQEALAEEEVADCRWTPCYDCGVCPTNGTEIQIGPTGRSLLPLTVVR
- the ndk gene encoding nucleoside-diphosphate kinase — its product is MSAPAPERTLVLVKPDGVARGLVGEVISRLEAKGLRLVAAELRTLGRDVAEEHYGEHRERPFFGSLVDFITGGPLLALVVEGPRAIEAFRALAGATDPVKAAPGTIRGDHALEVQENVVHGSDSPESAAREIGLFFPQL
- a CDS encoding TIGR03936 family radical SAM-associated protein; its protein translation is MARQPEGPPPPPTVQKLRLRYAKRGPLRFASHRDLARALERALRRAQVPMAFSAGFSPHPKISYVGAAPTGSASEAEYAEIGLTRRCEPEAVRAALDASLPPGIDVLECVEALGPGSLADRIDAAVWRVELPGVAPAELAAAVEAFLAAEVVTVAKRTKNGLRDVDARPAVADASAGGESGCAILHMVVRQVTPSVRPDDVLAALVAVADLRPPSPPRAVREAQGRLDGSGTVADPLGPDRVAGARCQGEPAAV